The Vibrio astriarenae genome contains a region encoding:
- the fre gene encoding NAD(P)H-flavin reductase: MTIKCKVKSIEPLACNTYQILLHPDTPVLFKAGQYLTVVMGEKDKRPFSIASSPCRHEGELELHIGAAEHNAYAIEVVEAMQQALELGSDIEIEAPFGDAWVREQNKRPLLLIAGGTGFSYVRSILDHCVAQSIESPIYLYWGAKDARQLYAHDEIEQIAKAHQNVHFTPVVEQSEEQWQGKKGNVLQAVAEDFTSLEEFDIYIAGRFEMAGAAREQFTQHKSALTEHMFSDAFSFI; this comes from the coding sequence TAATACGTATCAAATATTGCTTCACCCTGACACACCTGTGTTGTTTAAAGCAGGTCAATACCTAACGGTAGTGATGGGTGAAAAAGACAAACGTCCGTTCTCAATAGCAAGCAGCCCATGTCGACATGAGGGTGAGCTAGAATTGCACATTGGCGCTGCCGAACATAATGCCTATGCAATTGAAGTTGTCGAAGCGATGCAGCAAGCCCTAGAGCTTGGTAGCGATATAGAAATAGAAGCGCCATTTGGAGATGCGTGGGTGCGAGAGCAAAATAAACGTCCATTACTTCTAATAGCAGGTGGAACCGGCTTTAGCTATGTGCGTTCGATTCTCGATCATTGTGTTGCACAGTCGATTGAATCACCGATCTACTTATACTGGGGAGCAAAAGATGCTCGTCAGTTATATGCGCATGATGAAATCGAACAAATTGCGAAGGCTCATCAGAACGTACATTTTACTCCGGTCGTTGAGCAAAGTGAGGAACAGTGGCAAGGAAAGAAGGGTAATGTCCTTCAAGCTGTAGCGGAAGACTTTACCTCATTAGAAGAGTTCGATATCTATATCGCTGGACGTTTTGAAATGGCGGGTGCAGCGAGAGAGCAGTTTACTCAACATAAGTCAGCTCTAACCGAACATATGTTCTCTGATGCGTTTTCTTTCATATAA